From Aegilops tauschii subsp. strangulata cultivar AL8/78 chromosome 5, Aet v6.0, whole genome shotgun sequence:
GTATGATACGGGAACAAGGAATACCCTGCAAACTGCCGCGAAGATTTGATCTTCCAAGATTTGGCATCTCGCTGGATCAAGGAACAGCTGGAGCCAGTTCTCCCAATCTCATTTATCCAGTACTCTTGTTATGCGGTGAAGAAGGACCTTAGGATACTGATTGTGAGAGTCGATTTGACATGCGACAACATGGGAAGAACAGCAGGACGCTAATGTTGTTGTTACCAGTATTGAGATGAAGGTTGTAGGGTATGGTAAAAAATTTACTtttctttcagtatgtcattctcccTAATGATGGACTGACATAGTGTCAATATACATATGTGTAATAATATATCCATGTTTTTTTCTTACGAAGTTGCAAGGACTACATTTGTGATGGAGGATTGCAAATTTCTTCTTTTGAAACACCAAGCTCCAATTTTTGTAGAAACACAGTACAAACACATAGACTCGCATACATGCGCAAACATCGGTTCCCACTGAACAAACATCGTCGTAAAGGCTGAAATAAATCAATAGTTGTTACTTTAAATGAGTATTCGATTGGTATTTTCGGTAGAAGGATGACACATCTCTACAATAGTTGTTTTGCAAAAGCAAAACCTAAGATGCTTGAAAATCTTTTTCACATCAATTGATTCCAAACATAAAACCTTTTTCACATCAATTGAGGCAACATATGAGGGCGACGTGACAAGCGGCAGTACGGAGAGACCCTCCAAGGCCGAGCCAAGACCTCACAGGAGACAGCGCTCCGAGTGGCAGTGAGTCGCGATGTCGCCGGCAGAGACGAGGAATGGGGTTGATTGATGTGGGTGGGGGTGTGTGCTGGCTCCCCGAAAAATCTGATGGCCTGCGTGGTTTAGAAGGAGAAAAAGATGTGCGCAtctggaggaggaagaagaaacaGTGACGGTTGGCCTCAGGAGGAAGATGGATGGTGGGTCGTTAGGTCCACCGTTGGATTTGGATCCAACTTTGGAGATTTAGAACGAGAATTGATCAAGACGTCTAATCTTTTTCAGGCATCTATTAGTCCAAGATAAGCAACGTTTAATCTTTTTTTATGACGTCTTTCTTGCAAGTGCTCTAGCTCAACGTGAGAGAGGGAACGCGGAGAAGGCCAGAAATTGCAAGTATTTACGAACGCATTCAATGCATTCCAACTTACCCCCTGGATATGCTTTGGCTGGAGTAGTAAGAAAACGCGAGCGAATGCGTCCTGCATACACAATCCTCTCCCGCCGTATTCAATGCGCATTCAATGAATTCCAAAACATTCCGGCCTGGTCTGCTGCTGCCAGTATTTCTAACCATGGCTGGCATCTCGGTTGGATCTCCTCAGACCTACACAGACCATCCCCCGCTCTCGACATCCCATCCTCCAACCAGCCAAGCCGGCGTGATCCCTTCCTCTCAACACCATGGCGGCGCCCTCCACTCTTCGGAGAAGCCCGAGACTGCAGGCGAGGCTGCAGCAGGGCCGCATCACCGAACTGCCATCCGATCTCTTGCGGTGCATCGCCCAGAGGCTCCCGTCCGGCCAAGACGTCGCCAGCTTCCGGCTCACCGGCAGGGTCTGGCGCGACGCGGTGCCGCTCGGGGGCTTCGCTCCCCTTCTGATGCTGCCGGAGTCCCAGGACGGCAGCGCCACCAGCTTCTACAGGCCGTCCGACGGCAAGATCCTCACGGCCAACCTCCCGGACCTGCAAGGGAAGGTTGTGTGCGGCTCGTCGCGCGGGTGGCTGGCGCTGGTGGACGAGGAAGCCTCCGTCACGCTCCTCAACCCCTTCACCGGCGCCACCGTCGCGCTCCCGCCGGCCGACAACAAACTTGGGGCGGTCTGCTTTAGGAAACTGTCCATGGACGTTGACGGCCGGTGGGTCGTGCATTCCTCTCCAAACTACAACGAGGTTCGTGCCATTACGCTAAGCGAGATGAGAGAGCTGCTGTTCCGCGACATCGTGCTATCCTCGCAGCCCGACTCTGCGGACTGCGTGGCCATGGCGCAGCTCGCTTCATCTTACAGCGTCGCCTTCTGTCGCGTCGGGGTTGACAGATCGTGGACGGTGCTCCACGCCGAACTGACGTGCCGCATCCGTTCGGTCGTGCACTGCCACGGCAGCACGTTCCTGGCGATCGGTGAATCCCTCGGGATCTCCATCTGCTACGTCGCCGGTGCTACTCCGAGTGTGACGGCGCTGTGGAGATGCTTCAGTCCGCCCGAATGGATCTGCCCCCGCAGCTACCTGCAAGTGGACGGCAAGCTTCACCTCGTTGGCACTGTGATTGAGAATAACACTCGCCACACCCGGGTCTACATGTGCGATGTCTTCGCCGGGAAACGGATGTGGTCTAGAGTGATGGATGTTGGCAATCAGACATTGTTCGTGTCAAATCTCTTCATGTCAGGCCATGCTGGAGTAAGCATTCCGGGGCTCATGATGAATTTTGTATACTTCTCCGAGCATCTGGATGGCCGTCAAGAGGATCCAGATCATAAGTTGGAGATATCCGACATAGCCAATGGCAAGCCGGAGTTGTTAACTTATAAGAAAAAGGTCCAGGGTTTTTCGGAGGCTCTTTGCTGGATTCAGCCGAAACCAAATCTATGGAGACAAGGTACGCTTACTATTCCATGTAGGTTTTCGTTGTAACTAGTTAAGCTATTCTACTAATCATGATGCATGTGTTCGTTTCATTATTGTTAACGGGGGCGAAAAAAATATTAGATGTCATGCTTGGTGGATAGATCGGTAGTCCATCAATGGTATATGGTCATTATGATTTTGCAACCTGTGTTTATAGATTATTTAACTCCAGTATGTCATGTACTCATGTTCATTATCACGGGTATTGAAAAAAGGGTAGGTATGTCATACTCAGTGCATATGATATATCGGTATGCGATTTTCAATGGTACTTGAAATTGGTCCACTGAATTTGTGAAATAATTGTATCTTTTTACTCACAAAGTCGATGTTTTTCATAGGTCTAGCTAGCGTTTGTTGAGATACTTGTATATT
This genomic window contains:
- the LOC109772316 gene encoding uncharacterized protein, coding for MAAPSTLRRSPRLQARLQQGRITELPSDLLRCIAQRLPSGQDVASFRLTGRVWRDAVPLGGFAPLLMLPESQDGSATSFYRPSDGKILTANLPDLQGKVVCGSSRGWLALVDEEASVTLLNPFTGATVALPPADNKLGAVCFRKLSMDVDGRWVVHSSPNYNEVRAITLSEMRELLFRDIVLSSQPDSADCVAMAQLASSYSVAFCRVGVDRSWTVLHAELTCRIRSVVHCHGSTFLAIGESLGISICYVAGATPSVTALWRCFSPPEWICPRSYLQVDGKLHLVGTVIENNTRHTRVYMCDVFAGKRMWSRVMDVGNQTLFVSNLFMSGHAGVSIPGLMMNFVYFSEHLDGRQEDPDHKLEISDIANGKPELLTYKKKVQGFSEALCWIQPKPNLWRQDYLTPVCHVLMFIITGIEKREDMLMNERFKIEQWKSSTF